Proteins found in one Mixophyes fleayi isolate aMixFle1 chromosome 8, aMixFle1.hap1, whole genome shotgun sequence genomic segment:
- the LOC142099976 gene encoding CARD- and ANK-domain containing inflammasome adapter protein-like: MTATSVIQFPPISPRGPVANPYAVEVLRTKKEDLIEGIKKPDDLISWLVDHGVISQDKKMVMSYYRTRTEKNSRLLDILVSKGERACRLFFFPCLKQIEPGLYNNVKSYVSNVSDTVGDGRRQLVGYLLERDKEDVQIPTKEPPEKMARKESLPQKVKTQVQTPKSVKVKEKRKPEPETLRPTAPTSVGVFDAVTNGDLSLLESILKGSDVNAVNSSGETLLHVAASNGHVPVIEYLIARGAKIDAKDGKRRTPLHRAAENGHMEAVRALLQAGANIYSLDSDSLSPLHLAAKNNHYHIVKLFLQEEGKFYKNKSNFLHLAASKDNSKLVEMLLRNGASVDAMDEKKQTALFHAVSGGHEATVRVLLEAGANIDSSIFDAAFSTNNSSIFGLILEYCKGLSPDTMISAMFKAVKLNLYGIVKALIDKGTDVNAKNDIQYTPLLLAAELGKSESALALVEKGARLDDRTPNLNTALHLAVQGGDVTITNLLLRKGMNSNITGPGDHTPLHVAAFHNKPELSDILIAAGANVNSVTKESLTPLHIASQRNNVDVAQSLVQHKANVNAKDKNARTPLHLAAEGGNLDTVEALLKNQARPGVKDMDGCTPIHYAVTSGNTDIVQSLLKAGKNKNIEDKNVWRKTPLHLASEHGHSDLINLLLTNGAAISPLDSNRDTPLHCACKSGHLRAVQTLVGWTQGQKANLQATNSLKKTPLQVAEAGTTDSHQNIATLLKKKMLIIK, encoded by the exons ATGACTGCGACTTCTGTTATACAGTTTCCGCCCATCAGTCCCAGAGGACCTGTTGCTAATCCTTATGCTGTTGAGGTGCTGAGGACTAAGAAAGAGGACCTAATCGAAGGAATCAAGAAGCCGGATGATCTCATCAGTTGGCTTGTGGACCATGGCGTCATATCTCAGGATAAAAAAATGGTCATGTCCTATTACCGGACAAGGACAGAGAAGAACTCCAGGCTGCTGGACATCTTGGTGTCTAAAGGTGAGAGAGCTTGTCGTCTCTTCTTCTTCCCTTGTCTTAAGCAGATCGAGCCCGGTTTATACAACAATGTCAAAAGTTATGTCAGTAACGTGAGTGACACAGTTGGAGATGGGCGGAGGCAGCTGGTGGGTTATCTGCTAGAAAGGGATAAAGAGGATGTTCAGATCCCCACAAAAGAACCGCCAGAAAAAATGGCCCGTAAGGAGAGTTTGCCCCAGAAGGTAAAAACCCAAGTCCAGACACCAAAAAGCGTAAAagttaaagaaaagaggaaacCTGAGCCAGAAACACTCAGACCGACGGCTCCAACCTCTGTTGGGGTCTTTGATGCTGTCACAAATGGTGACCTCTCGTTGTTGGAGTCAATATTAAAAGGTTCTGATGTCAATGCTGTGAACTCCTCTGGGGAAACCTTGCTGCACGTAGCAGCGTCTAACGGCCATGTACCTGTTATCGAATACCTAATCGCTAGAGGTGCTAAGATAGACGCCAAAGATGGAAAGCGGAGGACACCATTGCACAGAGCTGCCGAGAACGGGCATATGGAAGCGGTGAGGGCTTTGCTCCAAGCTGGGGCAAACATCTACTCCCTGGACAGTGACTCTCTCTCGCCTCTTCATCTGGCCGCTAAAAACAATCATTACCATATAGTGAAACTTTTTCTTCAAGAGGAGggaaaattctacaaaaataagTCCAACTTTTTACACCTGGCAGCTTCCAAGGACAACAGCAAGTTGGTGGAGATGCTTTTGAGGAATGGGGCCTCGGTTGATGCCATGGATGAGAAGAAACAGACGGCGTTATTCCACGCAGTCTCTGGCGGACATGAGGCGACAGTGAGAGTCTTACTGGAAGCTGGCGCTAATATCGACTCTAGCATTTTTGATGCAGCTTTCAGCACCAATAACAGCTCGATTTTCGGCCTGATTCTGGAATACTGTAAAGGACTGTCCCCAGACACCATGATCTCCGCCATGTTCAAAGCCGTCAAGCTGAATCTTTATGGGATAGTCAAGGCTTTAATTGATAAAGGCACAGACGTTAACGCCAAAAACGACATTCAATATACGCCACTGCTCCTGGCGGCAGAATTAGGCAAATCGGAGTCTGCGCTGGCTCTTGTAGAGAAAGGGGCGCGGCTGGACGACAGGACGCCAAATCTGAACACGGCTTTGCATCTCGCTGTCCAAGGAGGCGATGTTACAATTACAAATCTGCTTCTACGTAAGGGAATGAATAGTAATATAACGGGCCCCGGAGACCACACGCCTCTCCACGTGGCGGCTTTTCATAACAAACCAGAGCTGAGCGATATTTTAATCGCGGCTGGAGCGAATGTGAACTCGGTCACCAAGGAATCTCTCACCCCTCTGCACATCGCAAGTCAGAGGAACAACGTTGATGTCGCCCAGAGTCTCGTACAACACAAAGCCAACGTTAACGCAAAGGACAAGAACGCGAGGACGCCGTTGCATTTGGCGGCTGAGGGAG GGAACCTCGATACCGTGGAAGCTTTGCTAAAGAACCAGGCCAGGCCTGGCGTTAAGGACATGGACGGCTGCACGCCCATCCATTACGCCGTAACCTCCGGCAACACGGACATTGTCCAGTCTTTGCTGAAAGctgggaaaaataaaaacattgaagaTAAAAACGTCTGGAGGAAAACGCCGCTACACCTGGCATCCGAGCACGGGCACAGTGATCTCATCAATCTGCTTTTAACCAATGGGGCGGCCATCAGCCCTCTGGATAGCAACCGGGACACCCCACTTCACTGTGCCTGCAAATCCGGCCACTTGCGTGCCGTGCAGACCCTGGTCGGCTGGACGCAGGGGCAGAAAGCCAATTTACAGGCCACCAACAGCCTGAAGAAAACGCCTCTGCAGGTGGCGGAGGCCGGAACTACCGACAGTCACCAGAATATCGCAACACTACTGAAAAAGAAAATGTTGATCATTAAATAG